One stretch of Cyclopterus lumpus isolate fCycLum1 chromosome 10, fCycLum1.pri, whole genome shotgun sequence DNA includes these proteins:
- the si:ch211-168f7.5 gene encoding flocculation protein FLO11 yields MAGSRGCGNSLWSGSERVRIGERLKATLAGVLELELLRCKHQEMVDTALEDRATANAEERRPEEASGAPESADSEAERGSATSRRQQGPSSSDIVTLPCQSNPEDCGSNSGDGTVHSSSCKGSNSRWSTLSWDAPSELLSPPDASGTVHLDSDSRPSSGFYSVSGSSLSDSCYSVSSEAAQGGSVPPARPLKLWEQVPLSADNTDVLWSENGVPQQQPALQSSLEDTEPAEVTPASVQSDIEATGLTFLSDLCSGLGDSLMSSLLPLLDSTSSSSSSSLHPSPQMDPRYCTDLVSRRTKEVYLYPSPLHAVALQSPLFTSQSRERSASPSPEGPQIYESQESNTDPTLLLQPQQPPTLASFTQLEQYISRLARQYQSRVTSSTSDLTLSATPGQVRHRGLCTPGKSHGSTQSLFAFESRSTPSTLARGSITPCKSLLGNSARISLSTTGKKATRNSINLGNLPSATGEDVNINLNLNLNLNLTPGSNSIRGLVDNPKNGSCGALKSDFASASTASATSLSSATPTPALRARPRIATCPSSLSHRSSLEVTSGSGPSSGFGSSTFCRSLDWSSGAPPEPGPSVFGTNSGSAPRSQRSSFIQESSSSPKISEDSPMVEEISRLSGLSRSVVVGLMEQGVELDIDCFQTDTAGEVRGHNKTHLTAQSDQSHDYTRLTDLNPQRPIQLSLSVTHSPQSQSSLTPPLSHSSSPIHPYQAIHISSPHYSSHCHYQQMPSPSDLPSSTASSPASRPTTRGRSPPRPLQPSPLGATPLSVFRRDAPFQCSLPRTNTSSSPLEPSGVHPRGGSLRQSGGVSGGSGGWKRGEGLYRGKHASHKLIRASTVSSYTKREDYSSDWAEEQEIERSAAQTPRKTSNKLWRGFEGRLWGKESESEREEMDRAEYGYGWRRSSIGSWRREHRRGKASSSSNDKRPNVENSPIFSKKRGKEDGERRSTSLRLSRRALFRSESQGLLVSRNHCEEPPKRAHWVSSLDVGQGGMGFSKHEGVRRLRAEEDKRLSSTASLFNLSRSQSLEGSCHSLSPLSSPSFSPSPPPQMPLQRSRSLRDLGRRVFGSMRSLSLKRKPSKK; encoded by the exons ATGGCCGGCAGCCGCGGCTGCGGGAACTCGCTGTGGTCGGGCTCCGAGCGCGTCCGCATCGGAGAGCGCCTCAAAGCGACGCTCGCTGGtgtgctggagctggagctgctcAGGTGCAAACACCAGGAGATGGTGGACACCGCTCTGGAGGACCGAGCCACCGCCAACGCCGAAGAGCGACGGCCGGAGGAGGCGAGCGGAGCCCCGGAGAGCGCCGACTCAGAAGCCGAGCGTGGCTCTGCGACATCCCGCAGGCAACAG GGTCCGTCTTCCTCAGATATAGTGACATTGCCCTGtcagagcaacccagaggacTGTGGCAGTAATTCAGGGGACGGGACGGTCCACTCCTCATCTTGCAAGGGGAGTAACTCACGCTGGTCCACTCTGTCCTGGGACGCCCCATCTGAGCTGCTCTCGCCCCCAGATGCCAGTGGTACGGTCCATCTGGACAGCGACTCCAGACCTAGTTCAG GTTTCTATTCAGTGAGCGGGAGCTCCCTCTCGGACTCTTGCTACTCGGTGTCCAGTGAGGCTGCTCAGGGGGGATCGGTGCCACCAGCCAGACCCCTGAAGCTGTGGGAGCAGGTTCCTCTGTCCGCTGACAACACTGATGTCCTGTGGTCAGAAAATGGCGTGCCTCAACAGCAGCCTGCATTGCAGAGCAGCCTGGAAGACACGGAACCAGCAGAAGTGACACCAGCTTCAG TCCAAAGTGACATTGAAGCGACTGGTCTGACCTTTCTATCTGACCTCTGCTCAGGACTTGGTGACTCCCTGAtgtcttccctcctccccctacttgactccacctcctcttcctcctcctcttccctccatccaAGCCCCCAGATGGATCCTCGATACTGCACGGACCTGGTGTCCCGTCGGACCAAAGAGGTGTACCTCTACCCCAGCCCGCTGCATGCCGTCGCCCTCCAGAGCCCCCTCTTCACCTCCCAGAGTCGGGAGCGATCAGCCTCTCCGAGCCCCGAAGGACCCCAAATATATGAATCACAAGAGTCCAACACTGATCCAACCCTGCTTCTCCAGCCTCAACAGCCTCCTACCCTGGCTTCTTTCACCCAGCTAGAGCAGTACATCTCTCGACTGGCTCGCCAGTACCAAAGTCGGGtaacctcctccacctctgatCTCACTTTATCTGCCACTCCAGGTCAAGTCCGGCACAGAGGCCTTTGTACCCCTGGGAAAAGTCACGGCTCTACACAGTCCCTTTTTGCCTTTGAGAGCCGCAGTACACCCTCCACCCTGGCAAGAGGCAGCATCACTCCCTGTAAGTCACTGCTGGGTAACTCCGCCAGAATTAGCCTGAGCACCACGGGAAAAAAAGCTACTAGGAATTCAATCAACCTGGGTAACCTTCCTTCAGCAACCGGGGAGGACGTGAACataaacctgaacctgaacctcaACTTGAACCTGACTCCTGGTTCAAATTCTATCCGGGGACTGGTGGACAATCCCAAAAATGGCAGCTGTGGAGCTTTGAAGAGCGACTTTGCTTCAGCTTCCACGGCCTCTGCTACATCACTCTCCTCCGCTACCCCGACCCCAGCACTTCGGGCTCGCCCTCGCATTGCAACATGTCCAAGCAGCCTGAGCCACCGCAGTTCCCTGGAGGTCACTTCCGGGTCTGGACCCAGTTCCGGATTTGGATCATCTACCTTCTGTCGCTCATTAGACTGGAGCAGCGGTGCTCCACCTGAACCTGGACCATCAGTGTTTGGTACAAATTCTGGATCAGCTCCAAGGTCTCAACGCAGTAGCTTCATCCAAGAGTCCAGCTCCAGTCCCAAGATAAGCGAAGACTCCCCCATGGTGGAGGAGATCTCCCGCCTCTCAGGCCTCTCCAGGTCTGTCGTGGTTGGTCTGATGGAACAAGGAGTGGAGCTGGATATCGACTGCTTCCAAACAGATACTGCAGGCGAGGTAAGGGGTCACAATAAAACTCACTTGACAGCCCAGTCCGATCAGTCGCATGACTATACGAGACTGACCGACCTGAATCCCCAGAGACCAATACAGCTGTCTCTCAGTGTCACCCATTCTCCACAATCTCAGTCCAGCCTCACCCCTCCTCTATCACACTCTAGCAGCCCCATACACCCTTATCAGGCAATCCATATTTCCTCTCCCCACTACTCCTCACACTGTCACTACCAGCAGATGCCTTCGCCATCCGACCTTCCCTCCTCTACAGCCTCCTCCCCTGCCTCCCGCCCCACCACCAGGGGCCGATCCCCTCCCCGGCCTCTCCAGCCTTCCCCTCTGGGTGCCACCCCGCTCTCTGTTTTTCGACGGGATGCGCCCTTCCAGTGCTCCCTGCCTCGCACCAACACAAGTAGCTCTCCTTTGGAGCCAAGTGGTGTCCATCCAAGGGGTGGATCACTTCGGCAGAGTGGGGGAGTAAGTGGGGGAAGTGGCGGgtggaagaggggggaggggctttaTAGAGGAAAGCACGCCTCCCACAAGTTGATCCGGGCATCCACAGTAAGCAGCTACACCAAGAGAGAGGACTATAGCTCCGATTgggctgaggagcaggagattgAGCGATCAGCAGCCCAGACACCCAGGAAGACCTCCAACAAACTCTGGAGGGGCTTTGAAGGACGCCTCTGGGGCAAAGAGTCTGAAAGCGAAAGAGAGGAGATGGACAGAGCTGAGTATGGCtatgggtggaggaggagcagcattGGAAGCTGGAGGAGGGAGCATCGAAGGGGTAAGGCTTCATCTAGCAGCAATGACAAGAGGCCAAACGTTGAGAACTCTCCCATCTTCtcaaagaagaggggaaaggaagATGGGGAGAGACGTAGCACCAGCCTCAGGCTTTCCAGGAGGGCATTGTTCAGGAGTGAGTCCCAAGGCTTGCTGGTGTCACGTAACCACTGCGAGGAGCCCCCAAAGCGGGCACACTGGGTCTCCTCATTAGATGTCGGGCAAGGTGGCATGGGCTTCAGCAAGCACGAAGGCGTCAGACGTctgagagcagaggaagacaaACGCCTGTCCTCCACAGCAAGCCTCTTTAACCTCTCTCGCTCACAGAGCCTGGAAGGCAGCTGCCATTCCCTTtcccctctgtcctccccttccttctctccatctcctcctcctcaaatgCCCCTGCAGCGCTCTCGATCACTGAGGGACTTGGGGAGGAGAGTGTTTGGCTCCATGAGGTCCCTGAGTCTCAAACGGAAGCCATCCAAGAAGTGA
- the ttc9c gene encoding tetratricopeptide repeat protein 9C, producing MEAAGGDESMDVQGEVAEPSFSGHRRTSVKPVWTSLEEAVLMKTEGNVFYREKNIRSAIGRYHRALLVLRGLDSDVMASVKGFGPEIPALTPEQDALLRNTQVDCYNNLAVCLLQKQSVDYSRVRDYSLRVLQWRPGDVKAMYRAGVATLEMGDAQTAKQYLTQACREQPNDANVRKQLQRAEEKLSLDLQKERAMYRGMFPCSVKSGAEEEINQTHRASEEVLAGQLNPPNEASN from the exons atggaggctgcaggaggagatgagagcaTGGATGTGCAAGGGGAAGTGGCAGAACCAAGCTTTTCTGGACACCGACGGACTTCTGTAAAGCCAGTTTGGACTTCGCTGGAGGAAGCAGTCCTCATGAAAACGGAAGGGAATGTTTTCTACAGGGAGAAGAACATTCGCTCGGCCATTGGCCGTTATCACCGAGCTCTGCTGGTTCTCAGAGGCCTCGACTCTGATGTGATGGCGTCGGTGAAAGGGTTTGGACCGGAGATACCTGCTCTCACACCTGAACAGGATGCTTTactgagaaacacacaagtGGACTGCTACAACAACTTAGCTG TCTGTTTGTTGCAGAAGCAGAGCGTCGACTATTCTCGTGTGCGGGACTACAGCCTGCGGGTGCTGCAGTGGCGACCGGGTGACGTCAAAGCAATGTACAGGGCAGGAGTAGCCACTCTGGAGATGGGAGATGCACAGACTGCCAAACAGTACCTCACCCAGGCCTGCAGAGAGCAGCCTAATG ATGCCAATGTGAGAAAACAGctgcagagagcagaggagaaacTGAGTCTGGATTTACAAAAAGAGAGGGCCATGTACCGAGGCATGTTTCCCTGCAGCGTGAAGAGCGGAGCCGAAGAAGAGATTAACCAAACCCACAGAGCCAGTGAAGAAGTTTTAGCCGGCCAGCTCAACCCACCAAACGAAGCCTCAAACTGA